GATGACCCTGGCTGGGATGTATGACGGGGCATAGACGCCAAAGAGCCGGGCATAATCTTCGGAAACCTTGGTGCGTCCGGCGTCGTGGACCGTCTTGCCCAGGATGTCGGCGAGTTCGCGAGTGCCCCAGGCCTTCTGCTCCTCGTAGGTGGACCAACGTTCTTCAACCAGACCTTTAAGAGCGGCCACCACCACCCCGGCCAGGGCGAAATCGGCAGCCGGGCACTCCTGGGTGTCGAGCACCCGGATTTCGATGGTGGAGCGCTCGAACCGGGGGATCGCCCCGCGGGCATTGAGAAAATCACCGTGGAGCAGGCCGTCCGGGTCCAAGGGGGCAATGTCGCGGTAGAGGGGCTCAAGCACGCGCTGGTGGTATTCATCCATGGAAAACACCGCTTCCGGGATGACCAGGCCCATGACCGAGGGGACCCGATCGGCGTTGTGGGCATAGTATTCCATCCGGGTGTCCAGAAAACCCGTGGCCTTGCCGTTGAGAATGGGCGTGGAGGCGGCTAGGGCCGGCATGATGGGCAGGAGCACCCGAATGGCGGCATGGAGCCGGCCGAACTCGTCATCACCCTTGAAGGGCAGGTTGATGTGCATGCTTTGCAGGTTGGCCCAGCCATGACCCTTGCAATTAAAGATACTGTCAAAGGTCCGGTAGAGGTCGCCATTCTCGTGGGGCCACAGCACGGTTTCCTTGAAAGGGTCCATGAGGGGGTGGGCGCCGGTGGGCAGCAGGCGCGCGCCAAGCGGTGCCAGCAATGCGTCGGCTTTCTCCACGCTCTTGGCAAAAGCGGCAGCCAGGCCCTTGAGACTCTTGGCCGGCTTGGTCACTTTCATTTCCAGCACATGGGCCACCAGTTCGTTGGACCAGGTGACCGGCCCCATGACCGCGTCGCAGGCCCCTTGCTGGCCGGCGGCTGCCGCCAGCAGGGCGTCGGCCACGGGTTTGATCTCAAGCGTTTCCCGATCCACGATCATGTATTCGATCTCGATGCCGAAAGCGGAAAAAAGCGGTCTGGCCTTGGTCATATATTGAGGCTCCCGGTTTTACGGCGTTCAATGCGTTTGAGAAAGACTTCCATCACCCGCAGATAGAGTTCATCCTGCAGGACTTCGTCTTCGTAGCCGACATCGATATTGGGGTTGTCGTTGACTTCGATGACGTAGACCTTGTCCCCAACCTGCTTGAGATCGACGCCATACAGGCCGTCGCCGATGGCCGAGGCCGCCTTGAGCGCCGCGTTGATCACTTTTTTGGGTACCTTGGCCACCGGCAGGGTTTCCACCCGGCCATAGATGTCCTTGCCGGACTTTCCCTTGAGGAGAATCTGCCAGTGCCCGGCGGCCATGTAATACTTGCAGGCGAAAAGGGGGCGCTTGTCCAGAATGCCGATGCGCCAGTCATAGTCCGAGGGCAGGTATTCCTGGGCTATGACCAGATCGGATTTGGCCAGGAGGCGTCGGGCTTCCTGGATAAGGGCGTCGGATTCGCGCACCAGGACCACGCCCTGGGAAAAGGCGCTGTCGGGTTGCTTGAGCACGCAGGGCAGGGACAGCTCTTCCAGGATGTGGTCGATGTTCTTGCAGTGGGCGATGATGGTGCGCGGGGCCGGTATTTTGTGCCGAGCCAGCACCTCGGCCAGATAGACCTTGTTGGAGCAGCGCAGGATCGATTCCGGATCGTCGATGACAACCAACCCTTCGGCTGCGGCTTTTCGGGCCATGCGATAGGTGTGGTGGTCGACGTTGGTAGTTTCGCGGATAAAAAGGGCGTCAAACTCGGAGAGCCGGTTGGAATCCTCCCGGGTGATGATTTCAACGC
The sequence above is drawn from the Desulfovibrio sp. TomC genome and encodes:
- a CDS encoding RimK family protein; translation: MSVLVVIENPEDCSLVFSGVESVAARSYLADEAFTTLRGVKIINICRSYRYQSMGYYVSLLAEARGHRPVPSITAIQDMKSVGIIRLASEELSELMDRVLAERAPEKTSFSAYFGKTPEKGLEQLASRLFKLFPAPFLRADLSFQNGWQLQNVSPLSVRDIPEEERDFAEAVSADYFTGKKVSIPKRQVSRYDLAILHDPEEQRAPSDARAIKRFTKAAENLGLGVEIITREDSNRLSEFDALFIRETTNVDHHTYRMARKAAAEGLVVIDDPESILRCSNKVYLAEVLARHKIPAPRTIIAHCKNIDHILEELSLPCVLKQPDSAFSQGVVLVRESDALIQEARRLLAKSDLVIAQEYLPSDYDWRIGILDKRPLFACKYYMAAGHWQILLKGKSGKDIYGRVETLPVAKVPKKVINAALKAASAIGDGLYGVDLKQVGDKVYVIEVNDNPNIDVGYEDEVLQDELYLRVMEVFLKRIERRKTGSLNI
- a CDS encoding carboxylate-amine ligase, with amino-acid sequence MTKARPLFSAFGIEIEYMIVDRETLEIKPVADALLAAAAGQQGACDAVMGPVTWSNELVAHVLEMKVTKPAKSLKGLAAAFAKSVEKADALLAPLGARLLPTGAHPLMDPFKETVLWPHENGDLYRTFDSIFNCKGHGWANLQSMHINLPFKGDDEFGRLHAAIRVLLPIMPALAASTPILNGKATGFLDTRMEYYAHNADRVPSVMGLVIPEAVFSMDEYHQRVLEPLYRDIAPLDPDGLLHGDFLNARGAIPRFERSTIEIRVLDTQECPAADFALAGVVVAALKGLVEERWSTYEEQKAWGTRELADILGKTVHDAGRTKVSEDYARLFGVYAPSYIPARVIWRRLALSALPTMDFDPDWEKALGVLVDQSSLARRILAAVDGDYRPGTIKRIYGQLADCLIRNEPFNVGILGASYYL